CCCCGATTGTCGAAAGGTCAGGTGCAGTGTCCCTTGCCGGATTGCAGAAAGATAAACAGGAACCAGAGAAGCCACACCTTTTCTTCCCATCTACCTGCACCTCTTCGAGCATATGAGACCAGCATGAATGCAGAAAGTGTAATGAGAGCGTTAGAAGCACTATCCGGTTGGCTGGTTGATGTTCCGTGTCTAGGGCCTATACACGACCTTTTGGCTTTCTATAAGGAATTTGGGCAAAGCCTAGTCCCAGAGAATGCCCAAATTTCAGACCATTACCATACCATTATGCACCAGTTGTGCAGAACATTAAATTGGCAAGACCACCCCCAATTTAGTCTGCAGCGCCCAAATTCACTAGTCATACTGGTTCACTGGAGAGTGCTGCTGATATTGATGGGGTTCTTGTCCCCAATACAACGGCGGATGTTCAGACAGATGTTGGACACCCAGGAGAAAGTAGAGGGAGATATATCCGTCAGTATGGACACAGAATCCTTAGACATATCTTCATCATCCACTAGTGAACACCCAGCAGGCATATCCACAACTGGTGAGTACCCCAATCCCCTTGTTGTTACCCCATCAGTGTCTTCTGAGCCGATTGCACAGAATCTGTCTACCCCTGATGATGGAGTTGACCTTTTGGAGGTGTATGATACACATTTCCATTTGGATCGTATCCAATCTAGTTGGGGGCGGAGGGATGACGTGCCCCAAGACTCAGAGGATCTGATAGCACGACAACGAGAACCCGAACCGGACCACCCAGTACATCTACTGGGCGGTGTGGAAGTATTCTGCGATCCCAGCAGATTTCGGGAAATAGGGCCCCCCAACCATCGCTGGAAGAAGGCTGTAGGACTACACCCCAAACATGCCAGTAAAATATCTAAGAAGCAGTTCAAGACGTTCCGTAGGTTGATGGATTCCAGCAATATCGACGCTGTGGGTGAAGTAGGTCTAGATTACACAACACCTGAATCTGCTTGGCCAAAACAGAAGGAACTTCTAGAAGAAATCCTACAGCTGCTTCAAGAAAAGTCTGTCTCAAAGCCCCTAGTGCTGCATATTCGAGGAGGTGATGGAGACCCTTATGGTCATAAACCTGGTGAGGAGGTATTACAACTGGTACGTAAGTACTGTCCCAGGGAACAGTTCATACATTTCTATTGCTTCTCTGGGGATGCACCACAAATTCAACTCTGGCTGACCCACTTTCCAAATACTTATTTTGGGTGTACAGCCAGTGTAAGGCATGCCACGCCCCTTCAGGTATTCGCAATATCACAAATACCTGAAGATCGCCTTATCTTGGAGACAGACTCACCCTATTTTCCCCCTCCCAATTGTCCTAAACCAAACTCTCCCCAGTATATAGGAAGTGTTGGGTTTTTAATAGCCACAATTCGGGGCAGTACTCTCCATGAACTACTCCCTATCACGGTGAGGAACACCCGTACCCTTTATGGCTTCCTGTAGATTATAGGTCCCCCTATTTGTTTGGTAAGGGGGGAAGAAGGGAAATTAGGTTTATTATGTAACTTACACCTGTGGTGTGTCGTGACACTTGGTGCCTTCTTGGAGGTAAAAAGTTGTACATTGACATACTGTGGGGGTAAAAAGTTGTACATTGACATACTGTGGGGGTAAAAAGTTGTACATTGACATACTGTGGGGGTAAAAAGTTGTACATTGACATACTGTGGAGGTAAAAAGTTGTACATTGACATACTGTGGGGGtaaaaatgtatgataaatgaCTCATTATGTGACTTACACTTGTGGTGTGTCATGACACTTGGTGCCTTCTTGGAGGTAAAAAGTTGTACATTGACATACTGTGGGGGtaaaaatgtatgataaatgaCTCATTATGTGACTTACACTTGTGGTGTGTCATGACACTTGGTGCCTTCTTGGAGGTAAAAAGTTGTACATTGACATACTGTGGGGGTAAAAATGCATGATAAATGACTCATTATGTGACTTACACTTGTGGTGTGTCATGACACTTGGTGCCTTCTTGGAGGTAAAAAGTTGTACATTGACATACTGTGGGGGtaaaaatgtatgataaatgaTTCATTATGTGACTTACACTTGTGGTGTGTCATGACACTTGCCTTCTTGGAGGTAATAAGTGTATATCTACAGACTGCTGGGGTAAGGGTGCATAATACATATCCAAAAATCTGATTACTGTGTTAGTACACAGTCATTGGCCCTGAGATCTTCTTAGGAGGTGGAACAGATAACCAATGGCCGCATACTAACCCAACATGTTTTTAGTTAATAGCTAGGGATGGCACTAATCAAGCCAGGGGACCAAAACATTCAGTTAAAATCCCTAGTTAAGGTATTATGTTCAGTATCAATAAGGTAGCTAGTCACTATACTATAAGTTGATGGCTAGTTAGTTAGAATTATTTGTACCCCATAAAAGTTGAGGTAAATAATTTCAGTTTAATACCCTGATAAGGACATCAAGGTAGCTAGTCATTATACCATAAATTGATGACTAGTTAGTTATAATTATTTGTACCCCATGAAAGGTGAGGTAAataattggatagctgttttaACATAGCTAGCTCAGTATAACCGCTGGTACCTTGTTTCAGGCACTATGTTTATAGACTAGTAGCTCTTCCATCTCCCCTAGTAACAGTCCCTGGTGGATATTCTTAGGCTATTTCGCTCCCACAAGATCCCCC
The Glandiceps talaboti chromosome 6, keGlaTala1.1, whole genome shotgun sequence genome window above contains:
- the LOC144436479 gene encoding putative metal-dependent hydrolase YabD, whose amino-acid sequence is MNAESVMRALEALSGWLVDVPCLGPIHDLLAFYKEFGQSLVPENAQISDHYHTIMHQLCRTLNWQDHPQFSLQRPNSLVILVHWRVLLILMGFLSPIQRRMFRQMLDTQEKVEGDISVSMDTESLDISSSSTSEHPAGISTTGEYPNPLVVTPSVSSEPIAQNLSTPDDGVDLLEVYDTHFHLDRIQSSWGRRDDVPQDSEDLIARQREPEPDHPVHLLGGVEVFCDPSRFREIGPPNHRWKKAVGLHPKHASKISKKQFKTFRRLMDSSNIDAVGEVGLDYTTPESAWPKQKELLEEILQLLQEKSVSKPLVLHIRGGDGDPYGHKPGEEVLQLVRKYCPREQFIHFYCFSGDAPQIQLWLTHFPNTYFGCTASVRHATPLQVFAISQIPEDRLILETDSPYFPPPNCPKPNSPQYIGSVGFLIATIRGSTLHELLPITVRNTRTLYGFL